In Chlamydiota bacterium, a genomic segment contains:
- a CDS encoding tetratricopeptide repeat protein, which translates to MRAGARLPVFLCAVSAWAAPLAAAAAPADPAPRVLYYRGLYEEIARGDLEAAIAAYRRLRDGLPPGNELSSEALIREGICLEKMGRDEEALSCYDQAISQSPDSAAVVEKAFSEMAIFFSRPAMVHARDKELDALREEAARCIEKGDHAGARDLFRRALLIDPDNHALQLKMAASSTRIGNHREAAFYYALAAGSEQLRNDPRFLRELTDCYRLLGEYEPAIKLWRAYLAGEALDERQRKRALWEIELLLEAGERADQAPPPHALEELLAAGEARSRAENYAEAVAVYAKAGWRFPASHIPTLRLGVLCDYLLEDDGKFAWTVVLGRGYRRGGREEIAASFYERTIDKAPLVTAQRLRCRLAVLYESLDDLEKAAYHMAQYFSRSIRPVEDDGVLADRIRKKRMHDRIRRMREKE; encoded by the coding sequence ATGAGAGCGGGCGCACGGCTTCCCGTTTTCTTGTGCGCGGTTTCCGCCTGGGCGGCCCCCCTCGCGGCGGCCGCCGCCCCCGCGGACCCGGCGCCCCGCGTCCTCTACTACCGGGGACTCTACGAGGAGATCGCGCGCGGCGACCTCGAGGCCGCGATCGCCGCCTACCGGCGCCTCCGCGACGGCCTGCCGCCCGGCAACGAGCTCTCCTCGGAGGCGCTCATCCGCGAGGGGATCTGCCTGGAGAAGATGGGCCGGGACGAGGAGGCGCTCTCCTGCTACGACCAGGCGATCTCCCAATCGCCCGACAGCGCCGCCGTCGTGGAGAAGGCGTTCAGCGAGATGGCGATCTTCTTCTCGAGGCCGGCGATGGTGCACGCGAGGGACAAGGAGCTCGACGCCCTCCGGGAGGAGGCCGCCCGGTGCATCGAGAAGGGCGACCACGCGGGGGCGCGGGACCTGTTCCGCAGGGCGCTCCTGATCGACCCGGACAACCACGCCCTGCAGCTCAAGATGGCCGCCTCCTCCACGCGGATCGGCAACCACCGGGAGGCGGCGTTCTACTACGCCCTCGCGGCCGGCTCCGAGCAGCTCAGGAACGACCCGCGGTTCCTGCGCGAGCTCACCGACTGCTATCGCCTCCTCGGGGAGTACGAACCCGCCATCAAGCTCTGGCGCGCCTACCTCGCCGGGGAGGCGCTCGACGAGCGGCAGCGGAAGCGCGCCCTCTGGGAGATCGAGCTGCTCCTCGAGGCCGGCGAAAGGGCGGACCAGGCCCCGCCCCCGCACGCCCTGGAGGAGCTGCTCGCCGCGGGGGAGGCGCGGTCGAGGGCGGAGAACTACGCGGAGGCCGTCGCCGTCTACGCGAAGGCGGGGTGGCGCTTCCCCGCCTCCCACATCCCCACCCTGCGCCTCGGCGTCCTCTGCGATTACCTGCTCGAGGACGACGGGAAATTCGCATGGACCGTCGTCCTCGGGCGCGGGTACCGGCGGGGGGGGAGGGAGGAGATCGCGGCCTCCTTCTACGAGAGGACGATCGACAAGGCGCCGCTCGTCACCGCCCAGCGGCTGCGCTGCCGCCTCGCCGTGCTCTACGAATCCCTCGACGACCTGGAGAAGGCGGCCTACCATATGGCCCAGTACTTCTCCCGCAGCATCCGCCCGGTCGAGGACGACGGCGTCCTCGCCGACCGGATCCGGAAAAAGCGGATGCACGACCGCATCCGCCGCATGCGCGAGAAGGAGTGA
- the dprA gene encoding DNA-protecting protein DprA has translation MTEGLGPVTVRRLVRSFGSAAAALAAGAGALARIDGIGPALAARAAAARSSGAAARELETARRMGVSVIPFTDPSYPECLAQIYDPPVLLYARGTVLKADRHAIAVVGARRCSQYGLVHAERLAGQIAGVGMTVVSGMARGIDTAAHRGALKAGGRTIAVLGSGLGRIYPPENRKLADEIAASGAVLSEFPLSTGPQRTNFPLRNRVISGLSLGVLVVEAARRSGSLITAAQALEQGRLVFAMPGRIDSFASRGAHALLKEGARLVESVEDVCAEFPYLFPDRVPSPEEAGPDRPKPRIGPREEAVLASLGAEERSIDEITAACGLPPAAVSAALLSLELKHLANQLPGKMFRKAC, from the coding sequence ATGACGGAGGGGCTCGGGCCGGTCACGGTCAGGCGGCTCGTCCGCTCGTTCGGTTCCGCCGCCGCGGCCCTGGCGGCCGGCGCGGGGGCGCTGGCCCGCATCGACGGGATCGGGCCCGCCCTCGCCGCGCGGGCCGCCGCCGCGCGCTCCTCCGGCGCCGCCGCGCGGGAACTGGAGACGGCCCGGCGGATGGGGGTCTCGGTCATCCCGTTCACCGATCCCTCCTACCCGGAGTGTCTCGCCCAGATCTACGACCCCCCGGTGCTCCTCTACGCGCGGGGGACGGTCCTGAAGGCGGACCGGCACGCGATCGCCGTCGTCGGCGCGCGGCGCTGCTCGCAGTACGGCCTCGTCCACGCGGAGCGCCTCGCCGGGCAGATCGCCGGCGTGGGCATGACCGTGGTCAGCGGGATGGCGCGGGGGATAGACACCGCCGCGCACAGGGGGGCGCTCAAGGCGGGGGGCAGGACGATCGCGGTCCTCGGGAGCGGCCTCGGGCGCATCTACCCCCCGGAGAACCGGAAACTCGCCGACGAGATCGCCGCCTCCGGGGCGGTGCTCTCCGAGTTCCCCCTCTCGACGGGGCCCCAGCGGACGAACTTCCCGCTCAGGAACCGCGTCATCAGCGGCCTCTCCCTGGGCGTGCTCGTGGTCGAGGCGGCGCGCAGGAGCGGCTCGCTCATCACCGCCGCCCAGGCGCTCGAGCAGGGCCGCCTGGTCTTCGCGATGCCCGGCCGCATCGACTCGTTCGCTTCGCGCGGCGCGCACGCGCTCCTGAAGGAGGGCGCCCGGCTGGTGGAGTCGGTCGAGGACGTCTGCGCGGAGTTCCCCTACCTGTTTCCCGACCGTGTGCCGTCCCCGGAGGAGGCCGGCCCCGACCGCCCCAAACCCCGCATCGGCCCCCGGGAGGAGGCCGTCCTCGCCAGTCTCGGCGCCGAGGAGCGCTCCATCGACGAAATCACCGCCGCCTGCGGTCTCCCCCCGGCGGCCGTCTCCGCGGCGCTCCTCTCCCTCGAACTCAAGCACCTCGCCAACCAGCTGCCCGGCAAGATGTTCCGGAAGGCCTGCTGA
- a CDS encoding HAMP domain-containing histidine kinase, giving the protein MTPRGLSPAAGAPRTKRLPFLFFLFVLLPAVPLAWLALKAVYGSREPIAAEINAHLAQVGERAVRILTRPVLDCEPEFSRRARPGLSPDLLPSAVAASRSACPYVTDVFILDRRLRPLYPFREPAERTGDILFGARPDERIAGYSRAMRAGSAQEFVAGDPGAALRDYRTAAREAGNPQTQAIALLSEARCNLKAGNFAEAFDRYREILARAGEGVSYHGLSLRLLAMAGAADAARRAGNAAEAAERFFAILHGLAAGELAGSVHEAAFYVSMVRDLRGELAAAGAEAPAPARFDAVLRDWDVTKRAALAMERLRERFGPDLGRVAEEGAGGYRMLSRTSGGEETLAACGTIALEGQAEPAVLVAVLDARGLRERMRDILRDTVASGPDVNLALMDAEGNAFAGRGDPGNDSPHVRTQSLAPVFPAWRLRLAYRKDGLLYELASRERRTRTVYSSLLLLIILMGLSLTYWLVTKDSELARLKSEFVSRVSHELRTPLSTIRAVGEMLEMGAVSSREKEKEYFTFITSEGQRLSRLIDNVLDFSRIGAGKRAYTLRPADLGKTVASTVRAFRQYVQPEGIEIVYEADPVIPRVPADEDALSQALLNLLDNAVKFSPGEKAVRVELRRQVGEVLIRVSDRGIGIAPGDLEKIFFQFYRVDEGRKVARKGAGIGLSIVKHIAEAHGGRVEVESDLGAGSVFTIVIPVPAEPAG; this is encoded by the coding sequence GTGACACCGCGCGGCCTCTCCCCGGCGGCCGGCGCGCCCAGGACGAAACGGCTGCCGTTCCTCTTCTTCCTCTTCGTGCTCCTCCCCGCCGTCCCCCTCGCCTGGCTCGCCCTGAAGGCGGTCTACGGGAGCCGGGAACCGATCGCGGCCGAGATCAACGCCCACCTCGCGCAGGTGGGGGAGCGGGCGGTCCGCATCCTGACGCGGCCTGTGCTCGACTGCGAACCGGAGTTCTCGCGGCGCGCCCGCCCTGGCCTCTCCCCCGACCTTCTCCCCTCCGCCGTCGCCGCGAGCCGGAGCGCCTGCCCGTACGTAACCGACGTATTCATCCTCGACCGGCGGCTGAGGCCGCTCTACCCGTTCCGGGAACCGGCGGAGCGCACCGGCGACATCCTCTTCGGCGCGCGCCCCGACGAGCGGATCGCGGGCTACTCGCGCGCGATGCGCGCCGGGAGCGCGCAGGAGTTCGTCGCCGGCGACCCCGGCGCGGCGCTGCGCGACTACCGCACCGCGGCGCGGGAGGCGGGGAACCCGCAGACGCAGGCGATCGCCCTGCTCTCCGAGGCGCGCTGCAACCTCAAGGCCGGGAACTTCGCGGAGGCGTTCGACCGCTACCGGGAGATCCTCGCGCGGGCCGGCGAGGGGGTCTCCTACCACGGACTCTCGCTGCGACTGCTCGCGATGGCGGGGGCCGCGGACGCGGCGCGTCGGGCGGGGAACGCGGCGGAGGCGGCGGAGCGTTTCTTCGCCATCCTGCACGGGCTCGCGGCGGGGGAACTCGCGGGCAGCGTCCATGAGGCCGCGTTCTACGTCTCGATGGTCAGGGATCTCCGCGGCGAGCTCGCGGCCGCCGGCGCGGAGGCGCCCGCCCCCGCGCGGTTCGACGCCGTCCTGCGCGACTGGGACGTGACGAAACGCGCGGCGCTGGCGATGGAGCGGCTGCGGGAGCGGTTCGGGCCCGACCTCGGGCGCGTCGCGGAGGAGGGGGCGGGCGGATACCGCATGCTCTCGCGGACAAGCGGCGGCGAGGAGACGCTCGCGGCGTGCGGCACGATCGCCCTGGAGGGGCAAGCGGAGCCCGCCGTGCTCGTGGCGGTGCTCGACGCGCGGGGGCTCAGGGAGAGGATGCGCGACATTCTCCGCGACACGGTCGCGTCGGGACCGGACGTGAACCTCGCCCTCATGGACGCCGAGGGGAACGCGTTCGCCGGGCGCGGAGACCCCGGAAACGATTCGCCGCACGTGCGCACGCAGTCCCTCGCGCCGGTCTTCCCCGCATGGCGCCTCCGCCTCGCCTACCGGAAGGACGGCCTTCTCTACGAGCTCGCCTCGCGGGAGCGGAGGACCCGAACCGTCTACAGCTCCCTGCTCCTCCTGATCATCCTGATGGGGCTCTCCCTCACCTACTGGCTCGTCACCAAGGACAGCGAGCTCGCGCGCCTCAAGAGCGAGTTCGTCTCACGCGTCTCCCACGAGCTTCGGACCCCCCTCTCGACCATACGGGCGGTCGGGGAGATGCTGGAGATGGGCGCCGTCTCAAGCCGGGAGAAGGAGAAGGAGTATTTTACCTTCATCACCTCGGAGGGGCAGCGCCTCTCTCGCCTGATCGACAACGTCCTCGACTTCTCGCGGATCGGGGCGGGCAAACGGGCCTACACCCTCCGCCCCGCGGACCTCGGGAAGACGGTCGCCTCCACCGTGCGCGCCTTCCGGCAGTACGTGCAGCCGGAGGGGATCGAGATCGTCTACGAGGCGGACCCGGTCATCCCCCGCGTTCCCGCGGACGAGGACGCGCTGAGCCAGGCGCTGCTGAACCTGCTGGACAACGCCGTGAAGTTCTCCCCCGGGGAGAAGGCGGTGCGCGTCGAGCTCCGGCGGCAGGTCGGCGAGGTGCTGATCCGGGTCTCCGACCGCGGGATCGGCATCGCCCCCGGGGATCTGGAGAAGATCTTCTTCCAGTTCTACCGCGTGGACGAGGGCCGGAAAGTCGCCCGCAAGGGGGCGGGGATCGGGCTCTCCATCGTCAAACACATCGCCGAGGCGCACGGGGGGCGCGTGGAGGTGGAGAGCGACCTCGGCGCGGGGAGCGTCTTCACCATCGTGATACCGGTGCCGGCGGAACCGGCCGGCTGA
- a CDS encoding response regulator transcription factor yields MERILIVDDEKKLLRSLEDFFSTQGYEVLCATRGDEAIKIALEKAPDLLILDIMLPDISGYDVCRQVKAKLPSARVIMLSAKGEEMDKVLGLELGADDYMTKPFGVRELLARVRTLARRGESKPDEIARYVIGDATIDLKGFQVVRGGKATPLTAMEAKIIRYLIAHRNDVVTREKLLDEIWGYDVYPTTRTVDNLILKLRKKIEKNHNTPRVLLTVYGAGYKFIG; encoded by the coding sequence ATGGAACGGATACTGATCGTGGACGACGAGAAGAAACTGCTGCGGAGCCTCGAGGATTTCTTCTCCACGCAGGGGTACGAGGTGCTCTGCGCCACGCGCGGCGACGAGGCAATCAAGATCGCCCTGGAGAAGGCCCCCGACCTGTTGATCCTCGACATCATGCTCCCCGACATCAGCGGCTACGACGTCTGCCGGCAGGTCAAGGCGAAGCTCCCCTCCGCGCGCGTGATCATGCTCTCGGCCAAGGGGGAGGAGATGGACAAGGTGCTGGGGCTCGAGCTCGGCGCCGACGACTACATGACCAAGCCGTTCGGCGTCCGCGAGCTCCTCGCGCGCGTGCGGACGCTCGCGCGGCGCGGGGAGTCGAAGCCCGACGAGATCGCCCGCTACGTCATCGGCGACGCCACGATCGACCTCAAAGGATTCCAGGTCGTCCGGGGGGGGAAGGCGACGCCCCTCACCGCGATGGAGGCAAAGATCATCCGGTACCTGATCGCCCACCGCAACGACGTGGTGACGCGGGAGAAGCTCCTCGACGAGATCTGGGGCTACGACGTCTACCCGACCACCCGCACGGTCGACAATCTGATCCTGAAGCTCCGCAAGAAGATCGAGAAGAACCACAACACCCCCCGCGTGCTGCTCACCGTCTACGGCGCGGGGTACAAGTTCATCGGCTGA